A stretch of Gossypium hirsutum isolate 1008001.06 chromosome A06, Gossypium_hirsutum_v2.1, whole genome shotgun sequence DNA encodes these proteins:
- the LOC107960200 gene encoding katanin p80 WD40 repeat-containing subunit B1 homolog KTN80.3 isoform X5, which produces MEFHPFGEFFASGSMDTNLKIWDIRKKGCIHTYKGHTRGISTIRFTPDGRWVVSGGFDNVVKVWDLTAGKLLNEFKFHEGHIRSIDFHPLEFLLATGSADGTVKFWDLETFELIGSSRPEATGVCSITFHPDGKTLFCGLDDGLKVYSWEPVACHDSLDIGWSTLGDLCINEGKLLGCSCYRNSVGVWGADVSHIEPYGRNDHSEKKFNLKGSYSSEKAGSGMRSTLGSQPLSLDYETKEIKNIYVDTGSNTIAAPKDGSLSSTEVVLPLDASEISNPEAEEQSPGTGVNAKSNGQLGNNPVVKETTNSVKESITFSRTKPGMLLRPAHVRKPSVNKFEVEKLSAVVESGRLDTAMDMNSRTSLVLEDGAKKPCDEKDSNIETVTEKPEKMLSPQTPSNQETRNESLDHNKGSNYVKFVNGVAVVRGRTRSLVERFERRDLLNCSGDLATDSIAPAVPEADKTPAIIEGGTKISKTQPISANDVSTAESQSSRTEPASSCEGGITASPIPTRESTPTSVGIITGDQISRRESTFTPGRMIARNQNSRKESTFASDRIITINRISRRESTSTSDGVIKKNQITRNESTSISDGIISRNQHSRKEAAAANDVSGPNGLYTENQISRRGFNSGNDRNVTNIESRISKDESISTNDGNLTESLMQTHDTFLSTIRSRLTKLQVVRHFWEKNDIKGSIGALRKLPDHSVQADVIGVLMEKMEILNLDLFSGLLPVLMGLLDSKMERHINISLEMLLRLVAVFGPMIRSTVSARRSVGVDLHAEQRRECCNQCFMQLQKIQKLLPPLVRRGGTIARGAQELNLALQE; this is translated from the exons ATGGAGTTTCATCCGTTTGGCGAGTTTTTTGCATCTGGTTCCATGGATACAAATTTGAAGATATGGGATATTAGAAAAAAGGGATGCATTCACACATACAAGGGTCATACTCGAGGCATTAGTACGATTCGATTCACTCCTGATGGCCGTTGGGTAGTTTCTGGTGGATTTGATAATGTTGTAAAG GTGTGGGATCTTACTGCTGGAAAACTCTTGAATGAGTTCAAGTTTCACGAAGGACATATTCGCTCCATAGATTTCCATCCTCTCGAGTTCCTCCTCGCCACAG GTTCGGCGGATGGAACGGTAAAATTCTGGGACTTAGAAACTTTTGAACTGATTGGATCTTCGAGACCTGAG GCTACCGGGGTTTGCTCGATTACCTTTCATCCTGATGGGAAAACCCTTTTCTGTGGATTGGATGATGGTTTGAAG GTTTATTCATGGGAGCCAGTGGCTTGTCATGATTCTCTTGATATTGGATGGTCAACACTTGGTGACCTCTGCATCAATGAAGGCAAACTTTTGGGGTGCTCGTGCTATAGAAATTCTGTTGGAGTTTGGGGAGCAGATGTATCG CATATCGAGCCATATGGGCGAAATGACCATTCCGAGAAGAAATTTAATCTTAAGGGAAGTTATTCATCAGAGAAAGCAGGGAGCGGCATGAGATCAACTTTGGGATCACAGCCCCTATCTCTTGATTACGAGACCAAGGAAATAAAGAACATATATGTTGACA CTGGCAGTAATACGATTGCTGCACCAAAAGATGGCTCTTTGAGTTCTACAGAAGTGGTGCTTCCGTTGGACGCCAGTGAAATAAGTAATCCAGAAGCTGAGGAGCAGAGTCCTGGAACAGGAGTTAATGCTAAATCTAATGGACAATTAGGTAACAACCCTGTCGTGAAAGAGACTACAAATTCGGTAAAAGAATCTATCACCTTTTCAAGGACAAAACCAGGAATGTTGCTCAGACCTGCTCATGTTAGAAAACCATCAGTCAACAAGTTCGAGGTTGAAAAGCTATCAGCTGTGGTTGAATCTGGAAGGTTAGACACTGCAATGGATATGAATTCTCGAACTAGTCTTGTATTGGAAGATGGAGCTAAAAAACCCTGTGATGAAAAGGATTCAAACATTGAAACCGTTACTGAGAAACCTGAAAAGATGTTATCACCGCAGACACCCTCTAATCAAGAAACTC GTAATGAATCACTCGATCACAACAAAGGCTCAAACTATGTCAAATTTGTGAATGGAG TGGCTGTTGTTCGAGGAAGAACCCGTAGTCTGGTTGAGAGATTTGAACGAAGAGACTTATTAAACTGCAGTGGTGATCTGGCAACTGACAGTATAGCTCCTGCTGTACCTGAAGCAGATAAAACACCGGCCATAATC GAAGGAGGGACAAAAATATCTAAAACACAACCTATATCGGCCAATGATGTAAGTACTGCCGAAAGTCAAAGTTCTAGAACTGAACCAGCTTCTAGCTGCGAGGGAGGCATTACTGCTAGTCCGATTCCTACAAGGGAATCGACGCCTACTTCCGTTGGGATCATTACTGGAGATCAAATTTCTAGAAGGGAATCAACCTTCACTCCCGGTAGGATGATTGCTCGAAATCAGAATTCTAGAAAAGAATCAACCTTCGCCTCTGATAGGATCATTACCATAAATCGAATTTCTAGAAGGGAATCAACCTCTACTTCTGATGGGGTCATTAAGAAAAACCAAATTACTCGAAACGAATCGACTTCCATTTCTGATGGAATCATTTCTAGAAATCAACATTCTAGAAAGGAAGCTGCTGCTGCTAATGATGTGAGTGGACCAAACGGTCTATATACTGAAAATCAGATTTCTAGGAGGGGATTCAATTCTGGTAATGATCGGAATGTTACTAATATCGAAAGCCGAATTTCAAAGGACGAGTCGATATCTACTAATGACGGAAACCTGACTGAAAGTCTCATGCAAACGCATGATACATTCTTAAGTACTATTCGGTCACGCTTGACAAAGCTACAG GTGGTGCGGCATTTTTGGGAAAAGAATGACATTAAAGGTTCCATCGGTGCACTGCGTAAACTGCCAGATCATTCT GTGCAAGCTGATGTTATCGGTGTTCTCATGGAAAAAATGGAGATTCTCAACTTAGATCTGTTTTCCGGCTTGCTTCCCGTGCTTATGGGCTTATTAGATAGTAAAATGGAAAG GCATATAAATATCTCATTGGAGATGCTCCTAAGGCTTGTAGCTGTTTTTGGTCCGATGATACGCTCAACTGTCTCAGCCCGACGTAGTGTTGGTGTTGATCTTCATGCTGAGCAGAG GCGAGAATGTTGCAATCAATGTTTTATGCAATTACAAAAGATTCAAAAACTTCTCCCACCACTCGTAAG GAGAGGCGGTACGATAGCAAGAGGTGCACAGGAATTGAATCTGGCTCTTCAAGAATGA